The following coding sequences are from one Formosa haliotis window:
- a CDS encoding glycoside hydrolase family 28 protein yields the protein MKTYTKKVLYSILCLAIFSFSMQSCKVEKKEKAKADAFIEADNIIKSIKVLEFPDKNYNIVDYGAVSDGKTLNTEAIAKAINACNEAGGGKVIIPTGDFLTGPIELKSHVNLHLEAGANVLFSTNHKDYLPIVHTSYEGVELMNYAPLIRAYKQDNIAVTGKGVLNGQGSNENWWPWCGKDVYGYVEGAVKQHDSINLPRLRKMNEDQTPIAERTFGDGYQLRPTFFEPMDCTNVLLEGVTITNAPFWVIHPLRCEFVRIDGVTVSSHGPNNDGCDPEYSKNVHITNCTFDTGDDCIAIKAGRNNDGRRVNIPSENIVIENCDMKDGHGGVVLGSEISAGVRNVFVRHCKMDSPNLDRAIRIKTNTLRGGFVENLYVRDVQVGQVKEAALKINLHYGIYANQEGEHIPTIKNVHLENMTVENSGKYGVLIHGREEAIIENVTLTNVHIKGAKTPMKVDNSEPVVFKNTTINGEAYDTKPTTK from the coding sequence ATGAAAACATACACAAAAAAAGTACTTTATTCAATACTATGCCTAGCCATTTTCAGCTTCAGCATGCAATCCTGTAAGGTGGAGAAAAAAGAAAAAGCTAAAGCAGATGCTTTTATTGAAGCTGATAACATCATCAAATCCATAAAAGTTCTTGAGTTTCCAGATAAAAACTACAACATTGTTGATTATGGCGCCGTTTCAGACGGAAAAACGCTAAACACAGAAGCTATCGCTAAAGCTATAAATGCTTGTAATGAAGCTGGCGGTGGAAAAGTAATTATTCCTACTGGCGATTTTCTAACAGGTCCTATTGAATTAAAAAGTCATGTGAATCTGCATTTAGAAGCAGGTGCTAATGTGTTATTTTCTACAAATCATAAAGATTATTTACCTATTGTTCACACGTCTTATGAAGGTGTGGAATTAATGAACTACGCCCCTCTTATTCGTGCTTACAAACAAGATAATATTGCTGTTACAGGAAAAGGAGTATTAAACGGACAAGGAAGTAACGAAAATTGGTGGCCATGGTGTGGTAAAGATGTATACGGTTATGTTGAAGGCGCTGTTAAACAACACGATTCCATCAACTTACCGCGATTACGTAAAATGAACGAGGATCAAACCCCAATTGCCGAACGTACTTTTGGTGATGGATACCAGTTGCGCCCCACATTTTTCGAGCCAATGGATTGTACAAATGTATTGCTAGAAGGTGTTACCATTACCAATGCACCGTTTTGGGTTATCCATCCGCTACGCTGTGAATTTGTTCGAATTGACGGAGTAACTGTTTCTAGTCACGGCCCTAATAACGATGGTTGCGATCCTGAATACAGTAAAAATGTACATATTACAAACTGTACTTTTGATACGGGAGACGACTGTATTGCTATAAAAGCAGGTAGAAATAATGACGGAAGACGTGTTAATATTCCAAGTGAAAATATAGTGATTGAAAATTGTGACATGAAAGATGGTCACGGTGGTGTGGTTTTAGGCTCTGAAATTTCTGCAGGGGTAAGAAATGTTTTCGTAAGACACTGTAAAATGGACAGTCCGAATTTAGACCGTGCCATTCGTATTAAAACAAATACTTTACGCGGTGGTTTTGTTGAAAACCTATATGTACGCGATGTTCAAGTAGGACAAGTAAAAGAAGCTGCTTTAAAAATAAACTTGCATTACGGTATTTATGCCAATCAAGAAGGCGAGCATATTCCAACCATTAAAAATGTGCATTTAGAAAACATGACTGTTGAAAACAGTGGTAAATACGGCGTTTTAATTCATGGACGTGAAGAAGCTATTATTGAAAATGTAACGCTTACCAACGTGCATATTAAAGGTGCAAAAACACCAATGAAAGTTGATAATTCAGAACCAGTTGTATTTAAAAACACGACCATTAACGGCGAAGCATACGATACTAAACCAACCACCAAATAA
- a CDS encoding DUF5123 domain-containing protein — translation MNTKYLFKTIFTLVLTAMVISCGYDEELVEDLVTSREFAPVGLNTRVRNQTTVEINWTKSDQIKNYVVEFSVNDPDFNTIYETLNVTPDQLPLQLRLDGETLYYIRVKSLSSRGLDDSTWALTQALTLTEQIMLPAEPGDIKALEATFRWEPNAEVTKLVLEPGSITHAITADEKTAGIATVTGLIPETSYEAILFNDAKIRGSASIVTGIDIGNNTLVTVDDDIFQKIAEAAPGDILLFEKGDYSAQTGLIELNKSITLQGLRADFKPQLKLAFSLLDGATDVSLIDLDLQGDGSGVDSNNDVVRYNAAGNYNSLTIEGCIIRDYNKSFIAGDVANALIQTVTVNNCIVTDVWTNGGDFIDFRNSNVYNVTVTNSTFNNCAPGRDFFRIDETGTTGTGLNCNVIFESNTLYGCSNDSSKRLMYVRFNSNTFTSKNNLITNTVSEGYSDQSKTDPNPTFGNNNYFNADGFWNPEQRVFDATGTKEDPGFTDPSTGNFKVSNQNIIDNSIGDPRWLQ, via the coding sequence ATGAATACTAAATATTTATTTAAAACAATATTCACTTTAGTATTAACCGCCATGGTTATTAGTTGTGGATATGATGAGGAGCTTGTAGAAGATCTTGTTACCTCCAGAGAATTTGCTCCTGTTGGTTTGAATACGCGTGTGAGAAACCAAACAACAGTTGAAATAAATTGGACAAAAAGTGATCAAATAAAAAACTATGTGGTTGAATTTAGTGTAAACGATCCTGATTTTAACACCATTTACGAAACACTAAATGTTACACCAGACCAATTACCACTTCAATTAAGATTAGATGGTGAAACCCTATACTATATCCGAGTAAAATCTTTAAGTTCAAGAGGATTAGATGATTCTACTTGGGCACTTACTCAAGCCTTAACACTAACAGAGCAAATTATGTTACCTGCCGAACCCGGAGATATCAAAGCATTAGAAGCTACGTTTAGATGGGAACCAAATGCCGAAGTAACCAAATTAGTACTTGAACCAGGAAGCATTACGCACGCTATTACAGCCGACGAAAAAACGGCAGGGATTGCAACGGTTACTGGATTAATTCCGGAAACAAGTTACGAGGCAATCTTATTCAATGATGCAAAAATAAGAGGGTCAGCTTCAATTGTAACAGGTATCGATATTGGTAATAATACCTTAGTTACAGTAGATGATGACATCTTTCAAAAGATTGCAGAAGCTGCGCCTGGAGACATCTTACTTTTCGAAAAAGGAGACTACTCTGCTCAAACGGGATTAATTGAATTAAATAAATCAATTACACTTCAAGGATTAAGAGCCGATTTCAAACCACAATTAAAATTAGCTTTTTCTTTACTTGATGGAGCTACAGATGTTAGCCTTATCGATTTAGATTTACAAGGTGATGGTTCTGGAGTTGATAGCAACAATGATGTGGTAAGATATAACGCTGCTGGAAACTACAATTCTTTAACAATTGAAGGTTGTATCATTCGTGATTACAACAAATCGTTTATCGCTGGTGATGTTGCCAATGCGCTTATACAGACAGTAACAGTTAACAACTGTATTGTTACCGATGTTTGGACAAACGGAGGCGATTTTATCGATTTCAGAAATTCAAATGTATATAACGTAACGGTTACAAATTCAACTTTTAACAACTGTGCGCCTGGTCGTGATTTCTTTAGAATTGACGAAACTGGTACAACAGGTACTGGTCTAAATTGTAATGTGATTTTTGAAAGCAACACACTTTATGGTTGTTCTAACGATTCTAGTAAAAGATTAATGTATGTAAGATTTAACTCAAATACCTTCACATCAAAAAATAATTTAATTACAAATACAGTATCTGAAGGCTATTCAGATCAAAGTAAAACCGATCCAAATCCAACTTTTGGTAATAATAATTACTTCAATGCCGATGGATTTTGGAATCCTGAGCAAAGAGTATTTGATGCTACTGGAACAAAAGAAGATCCAGGATTTACTGATCCATCTACAGGTAACTTCAAAGTTTCAAATCAAAATATTATCGATAATTCAATTGGAGACCCTCGTTGGTTACAGTAA
- a CDS encoding SusC/RagA family TonB-linked outer membrane protein: MLSTTSVEAQNQITITGVVTDGDLGGPLPGVTIIVKGSTTGTTTDFDGAYTLTNVDPNASILFSYMGYLTHEAKVGGKKIINVTLKPSLESLDEVVVVGYGTTRKSDLTGSVVTVSGEALEKQSISSVAETLTGRMAGVQVISAEGSPDSEIQIKIRGGGSLTQDSSPLIIVDGFPVNSMSDVSPTDIENVTVLKDASSTAIYGSRGANGVVIITTKSGKEGKIQVNFNAFYGAKKIANTIDVQDPSDFVNWQYEYALLRDNLESYEKYFGLWQDHDLYDEVKANDWQKQIYGQMGEVESRNLSVRGGTEKINFNFNYALYDEKAIMVGSRFKRDNISFALKSKASKKVDLSLTMRYSDTEVNGGGANEQNEVSSADARLRHSVGYSPIYLPGLTTDETDEALSSYLVNPFVAVNDNQRLKLKKNFNLLGSFSWKIVENLQFKTDFGLDNYYDQDFRFYGSSTYYANNNPAAENQGLPALKFTDGKRTRFRNANTLNYDFKKFLNENHSLKFLVGQEWIHTRNNVLLNEVQGFPDFFNFTDARQLTTQGTPVVTDNYYSPDDKLLSFFGRANYDFKNRYLFTATFRADSSSKFLGDNRWGYFPSAAFAWKISEESFLESAHWINTLKLRLSYGEAGNNNIPVGQTVQNFLSRTTTYINGVPSYWAASNTLANPDLKWETTITQNIGLDFDIFRGKFSGSFEAYKNLTTDLLINFPTPGSGYTSQYRNMGEVQNSGLEATLNFAAINNEKYGLSFTLNMARNVNRINSLGVMNDFGADTNWASSQIGDDYVVRVGQPLGLMYGFQSDGRYEVDDFNYDPIANTYTLKPGVSNNTWIGNVMPGSMKLKDIDGDGDITAADQTVIGDVNPDFTGGLIINANAYGFDFSAAFNWSVGNDVYNANKIEFTTSNENGQYRNLSTIMGDGKRWTNLDPVSGQLVTDPTRLAEMNQNTTMWSPYMSRYVFSDWAVEDGSFLRLNTISLGYTVPEAILEDAGIAKLRFYLSANNVFILTNYSGLDPEVNTRRKTPLTPGVDYSPYPKSRQLVFGLNLNF; the protein is encoded by the coding sequence ATTCTAAGCACAACCAGCGTAGAAGCACAAAATCAAATTACCATAACTGGTGTGGTAACAGATGGCGATTTAGGAGGCCCTTTACCCGGAGTTACTATTATTGTAAAAGGATCTACAACCGGTACGACAACAGATTTTGATGGTGCTTATACCTTAACCAATGTAGATCCCAACGCCAGCATACTATTTTCTTATATGGGATACCTCACTCATGAAGCCAAAGTTGGTGGTAAAAAAATTATAAACGTAACCCTTAAGCCTAGTTTAGAATCCTTAGATGAGGTTGTTGTAGTTGGTTATGGTACCACACGGAAATCAGATCTAACAGGTTCCGTAGTAACGGTATCCGGTGAGGCATTAGAAAAACAATCTATTTCAAGTGTTGCTGAAACATTAACAGGACGAATGGCTGGGGTTCAAGTCATCTCTGCTGAAGGGTCTCCAGATTCTGAAATACAAATTAAAATTAGAGGGGGTGGCTCTTTAACACAAGATTCTTCACCTTTAATAATTGTTGATGGGTTTCCAGTAAACAGTATGAGTGATGTATCACCTACAGATATTGAAAATGTTACTGTATTAAAAGATGCTTCTTCTACAGCTATTTATGGTTCTAGGGGTGCTAACGGTGTTGTTATAATTACAACAAAGAGTGGAAAAGAAGGTAAAATTCAAGTAAACTTTAATGCATTTTATGGTGCAAAAAAAATTGCTAATACTATAGATGTACAAGACCCATCAGATTTTGTTAACTGGCAATATGAATATGCTCTACTTAGAGACAATTTAGAGTCCTATGAAAAATATTTTGGATTATGGCAGGATCATGATTTATATGATGAGGTGAAAGCTAATGATTGGCAAAAACAAATTTACGGTCAAATGGGTGAGGTTGAAAGCCGTAATTTATCCGTTCGTGGAGGTACAGAAAAAATAAATTTTAACTTTAATTACGCCCTATACGATGAAAAAGCAATTATGGTTGGATCTCGATTTAAAAGAGACAATATATCTTTTGCATTAAAAAGTAAAGCCAGTAAGAAAGTTGATTTAAGTTTAACCATGAGGTATTCAGATACCGAAGTTAACGGTGGCGGTGCAAACGAGCAAAACGAGGTATCTTCTGCCGACGCACGCCTTAGACATTCCGTAGGTTATTCTCCTATTTACTTACCAGGATTAACTACAGATGAAACCGATGAGGCACTTTCTAGTTACCTTGTAAACCCCTTTGTTGCTGTAAACGACAACCAACGTTTAAAATTGAAAAAAAACTTTAACTTATTGGGTAGTTTTTCTTGGAAAATCGTTGAAAACTTACAATTTAAAACAGATTTTGGTCTAGATAATTACTACGATCAAGACTTTAGATTTTACGGAAGCTCTACTTACTACGCTAATAATAATCCTGCTGCTGAAAACCAAGGCCTACCTGCTCTTAAATTTACAGACGGAAAAAGAACTAGATTTAGAAATGCAAATACTTTAAATTATGATTTTAAAAAGTTTTTAAACGAAAATCATAGTTTAAAATTTCTTGTTGGTCAAGAATGGATACACACCCGTAACAACGTGTTACTTAATGAAGTTCAAGGCTTTCCAGACTTTTTTAACTTTACCGATGCAAGGCAGTTAACAACTCAAGGAACACCTGTAGTTACCGACAACTATTATAGTCCTGATGATAAACTATTATCATTCTTCGGACGTGCAAATTATGATTTCAAAAATCGCTACTTATTTACTGCTACTTTTCGTGCCGATTCATCAAGTAAATTTTTAGGTGATAATAGATGGGGTTACTTCCCTTCTGCCGCCTTTGCCTGGAAAATTTCTGAAGAGTCTTTTTTAGAAAGTGCACATTGGATAAACACACTTAAACTTAGATTAAGTTACGGTGAAGCAGGAAACAATAATATCCCTGTAGGACAAACGGTTCAAAATTTCTTATCTAGAACTACTACTTATATTAATGGTGTGCCTAGTTACTGGGCGGCATCTAACACTTTAGCAAATCCAGATTTAAAATGGGAAACAACGATAACCCAAAATATAGGTCTTGATTTTGATATATTCAGAGGAAAATTTAGTGGTTCCTTCGAAGCTTATAAAAATTTAACAACAGACTTATTAATTAACTTCCCTACACCTGGTTCTGGATATACTTCTCAATATAGAAACATGGGAGAAGTTCAAAATAGTGGTTTAGAAGCTACCTTAAATTTTGCAGCTATTAATAACGAAAAATATGGTTTAAGCTTTACTTTAAACATGGCTAGAAATGTTAATAGAATTAATTCATTAGGTGTAATGAATGATTTTGGAGCAGACACAAACTGGGCTTCATCCCAGATTGGAGATGATTATGTTGTAAGAGTTGGTCAGCCTTTAGGCCTTATGTATGGTTTCCAAAGTGATGGTCGCTACGAAGTTGACGACTTTAATTACGATCCTATCGCCAATACCTATACCCTAAAACCAGGAGTTTCAAATAATACATGGATAGGTAATGTAATGCCTGGTTCTATGAAACTAAAAGATATCGATGGTGACGGAGACATTACTGCTGCCGACCAAACTGTTATTGGTGATGTTAATCCAGATTTCACAGGTGGTTTAATTATTAATGCCAATGCCTATGGTTTCGATTTTTCGGCAGCATTTAACTGGAGCGTTGGTAACGATGTTTATAACGCAAATAAAATTGAGTTTACAACATCTAATGAAAATGGACAATACAGAAACTTAAGTACCATAATGGGAGATGGAAAAAGATGGACGAATTTAGACCCTGTAAGTGGTCAATTAGTTACAGACCCTACTCGATTAGCCGAAATGAACCAAAATACAACCATGTGGTCGCCTTACATGTCCCGTTACGTATTTAGTGATTGGGCAGTAGAAGATGGTTCTTTTTTAAGATTAAATACCATCTCTTTAGGTTACACTGTTCCTGAAGCAATCCTTGAAGACGCAGGTATCGCAAAATTAAGATTCTATCTATCTGCAAACAATGTCTTTATTTTAACCAATTACTCAGGACTAGATCCAGAAGTTAACACTAGAAGAAAAACACCACTAACTCCTGGGGTAGATTATTCTCCATACCCAAAAAGTAGACAACTAGTTTTTGGTTTAAACCTTAACTTTTAA
- a CDS encoding RagB/SusD family nutrient uptake outer membrane protein yields the protein MKNKFIIITGLIIAGFLNSCSDDLDAPAKSTLDESVIFSKPGLTKGAIDGIIQPMMETNSYRGRFIPMYGSNTDTEYTYNSENVGNSTGDLAIYNAMPNNAQMNRDDNAWAMMYRGIERANICIRGIRTYGNPEPGNEMGQYLGEALTLRALYYADLTKAWGDVVARFEPINTETIYLPKSSRDIIYKQIIADLGEASNLVAWPNETIETTSVERVNKAFVKGLRARLAMVAGGFQQYPDGVRRSKDPDLSVANMYSLALDECKSIIASGTVHLIPSFENLWRNLMEEDVTAGKESLWEIPFADGRGRVLYTFGVRHRSNDQYTKQPRGGSVGPLPTLFYDYDEADTRREVTCVPYQWGTAVDEFSQQELVDSKTWYFGKYRYEWMNRIVTSTNDDGVNKIYMRYAEVLLIAAEAANELEGPGAAAPYLKELRRRAFKPEYHSTKVDAYVDALGSKQAMLDAIVDEHKFEFTGEMERKQALIRWNLLGTKLADAKAKLTDLKDRTGNYKDVPTTVYYKYAEDNETLELYGFNRNEHQDPGSEYSAVSWNSINDERINSLYKLDPDTRQFWPIWQVFIDGSNNTLTNDYGY from the coding sequence ATGAAAAATAAATTCATAATTATAACAGGATTAATAATAGCAGGTTTTTTAAATTCTTGTAGTGATGATCTGGACGCACCAGCTAAATCTACTTTAGATGAATCTGTGATTTTTTCTAAGCCAGGACTTACTAAAGGTGCTATAGATGGTATTATACAACCAATGATGGAAACAAACTCTTACAGAGGACGTTTTATCCCAATGTATGGCTCTAACACCGACACCGAATACACATACAATTCTGAAAATGTAGGTAATTCAACGGGCGATCTTGCAATTTATAATGCAATGCCTAACAATGCTCAAATGAATAGAGATGACAATGCTTGGGCAATGATGTATAGAGGTATTGAACGTGCTAATATTTGTATTCGAGGCATACGCACTTACGGTAATCCAGAACCTGGAAATGAAATGGGACAATATTTAGGTGAAGCTTTAACTTTACGTGCCTTATATTATGCAGATTTAACCAAAGCTTGGGGTGATGTAGTGGCACGTTTTGAACCTATTAATACTGAAACCATTTATTTACCAAAATCAAGTCGTGATATTATATACAAACAAATCATTGCAGATTTAGGGGAAGCATCCAATTTAGTTGCTTGGCCAAACGAAACCATAGAAACTACTAGCGTAGAACGTGTTAACAAAGCATTTGTTAAAGGACTAAGAGCCCGTTTAGCTATGGTTGCAGGTGGTTTCCAACAATATCCTGATGGCGTTAGACGAAGTAAAGATCCAGATTTATCTGTAGCTAATATGTATTCGCTTGCCTTAGACGAATGTAAATCTATAATTGCAAGCGGAACTGTACATCTTATTCCATCTTTTGAAAACCTTTGGAGAAACTTAATGGAGGAAGATGTTACCGCAGGAAAAGAATCACTTTGGGAAATTCCATTTGCAGATGGTCGTGGTCGTGTATTATATACTTTTGGAGTTAGACACAGAAGTAATGACCAATACACAAAACAACCTAGAGGTGGAAGTGTAGGTCCTTTACCTACTCTCTTCTACGATTACGATGAAGCCGATACACGACGAGAAGTTACTTGTGTACCTTACCAATGGGGAACTGCTGTCGATGAATTTTCTCAACAAGAATTAGTAGACTCTAAAACATGGTACTTTGGAAAATACCGGTATGAGTGGATGAACCGTATTGTTACTTCTACCAATGATGATGGAGTTAACAAAATTTATATGAGATATGCTGAAGTACTTCTTATTGCTGCGGAAGCTGCTAATGAACTAGAAGGCCCTGGAGCTGCTGCTCCATATCTAAAAGAATTACGTCGTAGAGCTTTTAAACCAGAATATCATTCAACAAAAGTAGATGCGTACGTAGATGCATTAGGCAGTAAACAAGCCATGTTAGATGCTATTGTTGATGAACATAAATTCGAGTTTACTGGAGAAATGGAACGTAAACAAGCACTTATTAGATGGAATCTGTTAGGGACAAAACTAGCAGACGCAAAAGCTAAATTAACTGATTTAAAAGATCGTACTGGTAATTATAAAGATGTACCAACTACAGTTTACTATAAATATGCCGAAGACAACGAAACCCTAGAACTCTATGGTTTTAATAGAAATGAACACCAAGATCCAGGTTCAGAATATTCTGCGGTATCATGGAATTCTATAAATGATGAAAGAATTAATTCTCTTTACAAATTAGACCCGGACACAAGACAATTCTGGCCTATTTGGCAAGTATTTATTGATGGAAGTAACAATACTTTAACTAACGATTACGGTTATTAA
- a CDS encoding pectinesterase family protein encodes MNAVPDFRKKETKIYIKNGIYKEKLILPASKIHVTFVGENKNETLITYDDFSQKHNAFGEELGTTGSSSFFIFGDHFKAKNITFENSAGPVGQAVAVRIDGDKVIFENCKFLGNQDTLYLHGKNSRQYYKDCYIEGTVDFIFGWSTAFFENCEIFCKNKGYITAASTEKSADYGFVFKDCKITGSALEKSFYLGRPWRDYAQTVWIDCFMDKQIKPEGWHNWNKPKAEKRTYYAEYNSFGPGASNNRVKWAKKLNKKQAEKFSKKNVLKGLDNWNPNI; translated from the coding sequence ATAAATGCCGTTCCCGATTTTAGAAAAAAGGAAACTAAAATTTATATTAAAAATGGGATTTACAAGGAAAAGCTAATCCTTCCGGCTTCCAAAATACATGTTACTTTTGTAGGTGAAAACAAAAATGAAACCCTTATAACTTATGATGATTTTTCACAAAAACACAATGCTTTTGGCGAAGAACTAGGCACTACAGGCTCTTCATCATTTTTTATTTTTGGGGATCATTTCAAAGCCAAAAACATCACGTTTGAAAATAGCGCTGGCCCCGTTGGTCAGGCTGTAGCTGTGAGAATAGATGGCGACAAAGTTATTTTTGAAAACTGTAAATTTTTAGGTAACCAAGATACCCTTTACCTCCACGGAAAAAACAGCAGGCAATATTACAAGGATTGCTATATAGAAGGTACGGTCGATTTTATTTTCGGATGGTCTACTGCTTTTTTTGAAAACTGTGAAATCTTCTGTAAAAATAAAGGCTACATTACCGCGGCATCAACAGAGAAATCGGCTGATTACGGTTTTGTATTTAAAGATTGTAAAATTACAGGAAGCGCCTTAGAAAAAAGTTTTTATTTGGGCAGACCCTGGCGCGATTATGCGCAAACAGTTTGGATAGACTGTTTTATGGACAAACAGATAAAGCCCGAAGGCTGGCACAATTGGAACAAACCTAAGGCTGAAAAAAGAACCTATTATGCCGAATATAATTCGTTTGGACCTGGCGCTTCAAATAATCGCGTAAAATGGGCCAAAAAACTAAACAAAAAGCAAGCTGAAAAATTCAGTAAAAAAAATGTTTTAAAAGGATTAGACAATTGGAATCCAAATATTTAA
- a CDS encoding pectate lyase family protein has product MFKKPSILFSFLVLTFIMNAQQPAFPTAEGFGQFATGGKGGLIYTVTNLNDDGEGSLRKGILKKGPRTIVFAVSGTIELASKLDVNRGNLSILGQTAPGEGITLKGYPFTIKADNVIVRYLRFRMGDIHNIEGDALGCRDTNNVIIDHCSISWATDENGSFYNNKNFTLQWCIISEALNRSVHKKGAHGYGGIWGGVKASFHHNLLVSNNSRNPRFSGSSTTENSENEFVDFRNNVIYNWGENNIYGGEKGTYNLVNNYFKSGPATTSSKLDRIVDPSEPYGQFYVDGNYVFGYDEISKNNWNGGVQCENPLATKLESEISINTNIKTDSAEDAYNKVLKYAGASLFRDSADARVVHNTKEGSANYKKGIIDSQENVGGWPLIKTEKGQIDSDEDGMPDAWEKQHKLNPNENDGNLNTLDKSYTNIEVYSHSLITSNRSKKKA; this is encoded by the coding sequence ATGTTCAAAAAACCAAGTATTCTTTTCTCATTCTTAGTACTTACATTTATTATGAATGCACAACAACCAGCCTTTCCTACAGCTGAAGGCTTTGGGCAATTCGCTACAGGAGGTAAAGGCGGACTAATTTACACCGTCACTAATTTGAATGATGATGGAGAAGGCAGCTTAAGAAAGGGTATTTTAAAAAAAGGCCCACGAACCATTGTTTTTGCAGTTTCAGGAACCATCGAATTAGCCTCAAAACTCGATGTAAACAGAGGCAATTTAAGTATTCTTGGACAAACAGCGCCTGGCGAAGGCATTACCTTAAAAGGCTATCCGTTTACCATAAAAGCAGACAATGTTATTGTGCGTTATTTAAGATTTAGAATGGGCGACATTCATAATATTGAAGGCGATGCCCTTGGTTGTAGAGACACAAATAACGTGATTATAGACCACTGCTCTATCAGTTGGGCAACCGATGAAAATGGTTCATTCTACAACAATAAAAATTTCACTTTACAATGGTGTATTATTTCCGAAGCACTAAACCGATCGGTTCACAAAAAAGGCGCTCATGGTTATGGGGGTATTTGGGGTGGCGTTAAAGCCTCTTTTCATCATAACTTATTAGTGAGTAACAATAGTAGAAACCCAAGATTTAGCGGGTCTTCAACTACCGAAAATTCTGAAAATGAATTTGTAGATTTCAGAAATAACGTGATTTACAATTGGGGTGAAAACAACATTTATGGCGGCGAAAAAGGAACCTACAATTTGGTTAACAATTACTTTAAATCGGGGCCAGCTACCACCTCATCAAAACTAGATCGTATTGTCGATCCATCTGAACCTTATGGTCAATTTTATGTCGATGGAAATTATGTTTTTGGTTACGATGAAATTTCAAAAAACAATTGGAATGGTGGTGTACAATGTGAAAATCCGTTAGCAACGAAATTAGAAAGTGAAATTTCTATCAACACCAATATAAAAACAGACAGCGCTGAAGACGCCTATAATAAAGTCTTAAAATATGCAGGTGCTAGTTTGTTTAGAGATTCGGCAGATGCACGCGTGGTTCACAACACCAAAGAAGGCAGTGCGAATTACAAAAAAGGCATTATCGACTCGCAAGAAAATGTGGGCGGTTGGCCACTTATAAAAACTGAAAAAGGTCAAATAGACAGCGATGAAGATGGCATGCCAGACGCTTGGGAAAAACAACACAAACTCAATCCCAACGAAAACGACGGTAATTTAAACACCTTAGATAAAAGCTATACAAACATTGAAGTGTATAGCCATAGTTTAATCACTTCAAATCGCTCAAAAAAAAAAGCCTAA